GAGTAAGCTGGGCTCAGGTCACCGTCACTTCCCACGACAAGAGACGGCGGAGAGGGGAAATTCGCCATGAAGTTAAAGGGCCTCTTCAGACACGGAGTTTGGCCGCCCGTGGCCCTCCTGCGCTTGCTTTGACTCGCCCACTCCTCTTCGGATCTTTCGTGGTCAGCACACCGAGGACTTCTGTCCGCTGTGGAACTCGGTTTGGCCGCCTTCCTCCCCCACATGGGAACCCGATGGCTTCTCCTGACCCTTTCACCATTCTTGTACTCTCCGTTCTCAGCACAGTGAATGTCTAACGTGCTGCTCGGTTCCTGGttcagaggaggaggaagaggaggagggggagtTGTTTTGCTGGCGTCTTTACACAGCTCCTTTTCCACAAAATCGTCTTTGCTGCACGAGCCGTCAACCCCGTTGGTCTTACTGAGTGGAGAAAGGCATTGGCTGGTGTACTCGTAGTCGTCTAGAGGGTCCTCCACTTTGATTTTGACATGGTTGAACTGAAACGCGCCTCTGTCGTGGTCGGAGGCCAAGGCCGAAGACTCTTTGCCTTCTGTCTTGATTTCCTTTGCGGTGAGCTTGGGGGTCGGGCTGCTGGGTAGTTTGGTATCCGTGAGCGTAAAGGGCGCGTGCTCGGTCTTGTGAGGGAGTGCATTGTCTTTGTTCTGTATGTGGTCAGGGCTGGGGATGAAGGCCGAGTGAAATTTGCTGGAGAGTCCAAGAAACGACGTTCCGTTGGCGCGCGGCGCGCCGTAGGGGAAGCCTACGGTCCCAACTCCTGCGCCGCTTCTGGCCGTCTCGGTGGTCTTTGGCAGCTGGTGTGCGAAATGGAGGTGGAGCGGGGGGGCGTGCGAGGTCCTACCCGCGAGGCATGCGCCCACCGCTCTCCTCCAGCTCGCCACGTCCACGTCCAGCTGCCGCGGCGCCTTGGGCCGCTCGCTCTCCCGGTAACGGAAGGTTGGCTGCAGAAGCAGGGGCGCCTTTGCGAGGCGCGCGCGCCTAAAACGGATGCTCTGCGAGGAGACGTGACTGCTGGCCGAGCTCGAGTCCGAGCTGTCCTCCTCGTCACTACTGTTGTCATCGGACGAGCACGAGATGCACTCTTCCTCGTCTTCTTCCTCGTCTTCATCCTCCTCGTCCGACGTGCCTGAGTTGGTACTGGTACTGGTGCCGCTGGTGCTGCTGGTGGACAGGCTGGAGCCGAAGTCCGAGTCGTTGTTGCTGGACGTGGACTCGCTGTCGCTGCTGCTGCAACAGCTCTCGGGCGCACAGCAGCCGGGCAGTAGCACGAGCTGGCGTGCTTCCCTGCCCCAGCAGCGATCCTCCCGGTGCCGCCGTTTTGTTTTGGGCGCCCTTTTACCCACCCTGCTGCACAGCCCGTTGTGGTGGTGGCTGAATGTCGCACCGTAAAGGCGAGGCAGCGCGCGCTCCGCTGAGCCCCAGCAGGGCCACACCGGCTTCTGCACGGGCTCCTCCTCGCGCTCCCTCGCCTTCCACTTGCCGCCGCCTACTCTCTCTGTCTTGCAGGACACGTATAAGGCCTCCACGTCCTCGCGTGAGATGAGTGTGCACTTGGCGGCGTGGAAGGCAACCGAGTTAAGGGCTTTGAGCTTGCGCAGCTGGCGCAGGTCACACCGGTGCTTTTGCACGTTCAGGTGGTCCATGCGTTTGTGCACGGTGGTGCGGGGGATGTTCTTTAGCAGGTCTGTAAATACCTGGGACAGCGCGAACATCTGCTTGCCCTGGATGACCAAATAGCCCAGCCTCACCCCCTGCATCTCCTCAAAGCCAAACTCCACGTCTCCCATCACTGCTGCTGTTGGCCCTCCTCCTCACGCCGTTCGGTCCGGCACCGAGCCCCACGTGGGTGTGTGTCCATTGAAAATCGAAACGGCATGGTTTGCTGGTcggcttgtttgtttgttagttgttGGTTTTCAACTTCATGGCATCCACGCGTCTGCTGACTGGCCCGGTCCATGCGCAAAAGTTTGCAAGGGCCACCAAAAACGGGTCCTGGATGGGCTCGAGGGGATGGGTCCACCGGTCTGAGCGCAGCATGATGGTggacgcacgcacgcacacacacacacacacaaaaaggagAAAACACAAGGCTGCAGGCTCTTATACCTGCACTCACTCACTGCTCACTGCACAAGGAGagggaggaaggaaggaaaaaaggAAGGAAGGTGAACGGCcagagtgaggagagagagagagagagagagagagagagagagagagagagagagagagagagagagaggggaataaAAAAGCCCCCCCAAAAATGCAGCTGCTGCTGGTTCATCCACCAAACACACtgacagggagagagagtgag
This genomic interval from Astyanax mexicanus isolate ESR-SI-001 chromosome 1, AstMex3_surface, whole genome shotgun sequence contains the following:
- the skida1 gene encoding SKI/DACH domain-containing protein 1 yields the protein MGDVEFGFEEMQGVRLGYLVIQGKQMFALSQVFTDLLKNIPRTTVHKRMDHLNVQKHRCDLRQLRKLKALNSVAFHAAKCTLISREDVEALYVSCKTERVGGGKWKAREREEEPVQKPVWPCWGSAERALPRLYGATFSHHHNGLCSRVGKRAPKTKRRHREDRCWGREARQLVLLPGCCAPESCCSSSDSESTSSNNDSDFGSSLSTSSTSGTSTSTNSGTSDEEDEDEEEDEEECISCSSDDNSSDEEDSSDSSSASSHVSSQSIRFRRARLAKAPLLLQPTFRYRESERPKAPRQLDVDVASWRRAVGACLAGRTSHAPPLHLHFAHQLPKTTETARSGAGVGTVGFPYGAPRANGTSFLGLSSKFHSAFIPSPDHIQNKDNALPHKTEHAPFTLTDTKLPSSPTPKLTAKEIKTEGKESSALASDHDRGAFQFNHVKIKVEDPLDDYEYTSQCLSPLSKTNGVDGSCSKDDFVEKELCKDASKTTPPPPLPPPLNQEPSSTLDIHCAENGEYKNGERVRRSHRVPMWGRKAAKPSSTADRSPRCADHERSEEEWASQSKRRRATGGQTPCLKRPFNFMANFPSPPSLVVGSDGDLSPAYSLNSFRNKQLPHHSHPVWTWQLGACVVPPPLNQRLRKTIS